Proteins encoded by one window of Toxotes jaculatrix isolate fToxJac2 chromosome 22, fToxJac2.pri, whole genome shotgun sequence:
- the orc5 gene encoding origin recognition complex subunit 5 — protein sequence MTYYPGGITHGVAVGSTRCGMAGLLQHPGYDEERLQRVAGQLPCREAQAGMLLSLMGQPQQFSYPSIFIYGHRASGKSHVTHVLLKELELPHATVSCVECVSVALLFEQVLLSFFGCDAASLLPRSPSLSDFVRIYRQQCSQSPAKQTRYIVMEKAELLRDTDANLLPALLRLQELVEDNITVILLSEIAWDKFRPNTGCFEPLLLHFPDYSKGELQQILSQDKHPSYSAEFYSSYINILLGVFYSVCRDLRELRHLAALNFSKFCEPLAEGKVKETDTHKLWRNIEPHLKKAMQTVYLREVSSLQWEQMQQMEERESGALRGLSAHTHVELPYYSKFLLIAAYLASYNPARTDKRFFLKHHGKIRKANFLKKNEKTSNHLLGPKPFPLDRLLAIFYSVVDSRVAPTASIFSQISSLVTLQLLTQVSHDDQLDAPKYKCAVSLDFICAISRTVNFDIVKYLYDFL from the exons ATGACCTATTATCCCGGTGGGATAACACACGGTGTTGCGGTTGGTAGTACGAGGTGCGGAATGGCAGGGCTGTTGCAGCATCCGGGATACGATGAGGAGAGGCTGCAGAGGGTCGCAGGGCAGCTGCCCTGCAGAGAAGCCCAGGCTGGGATGCTGCTGTCGCTGATGGGACAG CCGCAGCAGTTCAGCTACCCTTCTATCTTCATCTACGGTCATCGGGCTTCGGGGAAGAGTCATGTGACGCACGTTTTGCTGAAGGAACTCGAG ctgcctCACGCCACAGTCAGCTGTGTCGAATGTGTTTCTGTAGCGTTGCTGTTTGAACAAGTGCTGCTGTCCTTCTTTGGCTGCGATGCTGCTTCCCTTCTCCCCCGCAGTCCCTCCCTGTCTGACTTTGTACGCATCTACAGGCAGCAGTGCTCCCAGTCTCCTGCCAAGCAGACGCGATACATT GTAATGGAGAAGGCCGAGCTCCTGAGAGACACCGATGCCAATCTCCTCCCCGCTCTCCTGCGTCTTCAGGAATTG GTTGAGGACAACATAACCGTCATCCTGCTCAGTGAAATCGCCTGGGACAAGTTCAGACCAAACACGGGCTGTTTCGAGCCGCTTCTGCTCCATTTCCCCGACTACAGTAAAG gtgagctgcagcagatctTATCCCAGGACAAACATCCTTCATACTCAGCTGAGTTTTACTCATCCTACATCAACATCCTGCTGGGAGTCTTTTACTCAGTCTGCCGGGACCTCAGAGAGCTTCGCCACctg GCTGCCCTCAACTTTTCAAAGTTCTGTGAGCCTCTGGCAGAGGGAAAAG tgaaagagactgacacacacaagctttgGAGAAACATAGAGCCTCATTTGAAAAAAGCCATGCAGACGGTTTATCTTCGAGAAGTGTCCAG cCTTCAGTGGGAGCAGATGCAGCAAAtggaagagagggaaagtggAGCCCTGAGAG GTTTATCTGCTCACACTCATGTTGAACTGCCCTATTACTCAAAGTTCCTGTTGATTGCTGCCTACCTGGCGTCCTACAACCCTGCCCGCACAGACAAACGCTTTTTCCTCAAG CATCATGGTAAAATAAGAAAAGCAAATTTtctgaagaaaaatgaaaag ACTAGTAACCATCTTCTGGGGCCCAAGCCTTTCCCTCTGGACCGCCTGCTCGCCATTTTCTACAGCGTGGTGGACAGCAGAGTCGCCCCCACTGCCAGTATATTCTCCCAG ATCTCCTCTCTGGTGACCTTACAGCTGTTGACACAGGTCAGCCATGATGACCAGCTCGACGCCCCAAAGTACAAATGTGCTGTTTCTCTGGACTTCATCTGTGCCATTTCCAG GACTGTGAACTTTGATATTGTCAAGTATCTGTACGACTTCCTGTGA
- the guca1a gene encoding guanylyl cyclase-activating protein 1 isoform X2 — protein MGNSTGSTVDDLQAVEMHLWYKKFMTECPSGQLTLHEFKQFFGLRGLDPEANAYIEQMFRTFDMNKDGYIDFMEYVAALSLVMRGKMEHKLRWYFKLYDVDGNGCIDRHELLNIIKAIRAINGNENQETTAEDFTNSVFDRIDINGDGELSLEEFVAGARSDTDFMEVMMKSLDLTHIVEQVSGEIQ, from the exons ATGGGTAACTCTACAGGAAGCACTGTGGATGACCTGCAGGCGGTGGAGATGCACCTCTGGTACAAGAAGTTCATGACCGAGTGCCCCTCAGGTCAGCTCACCCTGCATGAGTTCAAGCAGTTCTTCGGGCTGCGAGGTTTGGACCCAGAGGCCAACGCCTACATAGAGCAGATGTTCCGCACGTTTGACATGAACAAG GACGGCTACATAGACTTCATGGAGTATGTGGCAGCTCTGAGCCTGGTGATGCGAGGAAAGATGGAGCACAAGCTGCGCTGGTATTTCAAACTTTATGATGTGGATGGAAACGGCTGCATTGACAGACACGAGCTCCTCAACATCATTAAG GCGATTCGTGCAATCAATGGGAATGAAAACCAGGAAACAACCGCTGAGGATTTCACTAACAGTGTGTTTGACAGGATTGATATAAATGGGGATG GCGAGCTGTCCTTGGAGGAGTTTGTGGCCGGTGCCCGCAGTGACACGGATTTCATGGAGGTGATGATGAAAAGTCTGGACCTGACCCACATTGTG GAACAAGTTTCTGGAGAGATTCAGTAA
- the guca1a gene encoding guanylyl cyclase-activating protein 1 isoform X1, whose translation MGNSTGSTVDDLQAVEMHLWYKKFMTECPSGQLTLHEFKQFFGLRGLDPEANAYIEQMFRTFDMNKDGYIDFMEYVAALSLVMRGKMEHKLRWYFKLYDVDGNGCIDRHELLNIIKAIRAINGNENQETTAEDFTNSVFDRIDINGDGELSLEEFVAGARSDTDFMEVMMKSLDLTHIVAMIHNRRHSI comes from the exons ATGGGTAACTCTACAGGAAGCACTGTGGATGACCTGCAGGCGGTGGAGATGCACCTCTGGTACAAGAAGTTCATGACCGAGTGCCCCTCAGGTCAGCTCACCCTGCATGAGTTCAAGCAGTTCTTCGGGCTGCGAGGTTTGGACCCAGAGGCCAACGCCTACATAGAGCAGATGTTCCGCACGTTTGACATGAACAAG GACGGCTACATAGACTTCATGGAGTATGTGGCAGCTCTGAGCCTGGTGATGCGAGGAAAGATGGAGCACAAGCTGCGCTGGTATTTCAAACTTTATGATGTGGATGGAAACGGCTGCATTGACAGACACGAGCTCCTCAACATCATTAAG GCGATTCGTGCAATCAATGGGAATGAAAACCAGGAAACAACCGCTGAGGATTTCACTAACAGTGTGTTTGACAGGATTGATATAAATGGGGATG GCGAGCTGTCCTTGGAGGAGTTTGTGGCCGGTGCCCGCAGTGACACGGATTTCATGGAGGTGATGATGAAAAGTCTGGACCTGACCCACATTGTGGCCATGATCCATAACAGGAGGCACAGCATTTAG